Below is a genomic region from Paraburkholderia sp. BL10I2N1.
AGTAGAGCAGAAAATGAGTGATTTCAAAGACGCCGCGTTTGGCGCCGGACATGACCACATCTTTCTGGGCGCGGCCCATGAGCAGAACGAGCGCAAGACCTGGGCGGTGATTGTGCTGTGTAGCGCGATGATGCTGGTTGAAATCGTCGGTGGGAGTATGTTCGGGTCGCTGGCGCTTGTTGCCGACGGTCTGCACATGTCGACGCACGCTGGAGCGATGCTGATTGCGGCCCTCGCGTACATATACGCGCGCAAACACGCTGCCGACCCCCGCTTCGTGTTCGGTACCGGCAAGCTTGGCGACCTCGCGGGATTCACGAGTGCCATTGTGCTTGCCATGATTGCAGTGCTGATAGGGTACGAAGCTGTGTCGCGTTTTCTGTCGCCAGTGCCGATTCATTTCGGCGAAGCGATTCCCATCGCGGTGGTCGGCCTGCTGGTCAACCTGGCAAGCGTTTGGCTGCTGAGCGGCGATCATCACGGGCACAGTCACGGGCATAGCCATGGTCATGCTCACGGGCACGCTCAGGGTGTTGACGAGCACGCTCACGAAGATGAGGTGCAGAAGATTTTCACCCCGTCCGGTGTGTTTGCCGTCTCCATTTTCGAGGATGGTGTGCCGCCCGTTTTCCGCATTGCGCCAGCATCGGCGACTTCGCCACTGGACGCGTCCACAGTATCTGTAACGACCGTACGGCCTGATGGGATGCAACAGGGATTCGCCTTCGCGGACCGTGGCGGCTATCTGGAATCGAAGGAAGACATCCCTGAACCACACGCCTTCAAGGCCATCGTGCGGATGCCGGACGGCGAGTACGAAGTCGAATTCGAAGAGCACGAGCATGGCCACGACGTGCATGAGGCAGCGACCCGGGACCACAACATCCGGTCGGCGTATATCCACGTCATGGCTGACGCGGCGGTCTCCGTGCTGGCAATCATCGGTCTGGTACTGGCGCGCGCGTTCGGCTGGCTGTGGATGGACCCGCTGGCGGGCGTCATCGGTGCACTGGTGATTGCGAACTGGTCGTACGGCTTGATGCGTGACACTGGCGCAATCCTGCTTGACATGAGTCCTGACCGGCGCATGGCCGAGAACGTGCGTCATGCTATCGAGGACCGTGGCGACAAGGTTGTCGATCTGCACGTGTGGCGGGTGGGTCCAGGCCACATGAGTGCAGTGGTGTCAGTGGCAACAGGTGAACCCCAGCGGGACTCGCGCTTCTATCATGCAGCGCTCAAGGGTTTCAAGGGGCTGTCACATGTCACCGTTGAGGTGCAGCCTTCACACGCGGCGGCCTGACCCATGGCCGTCGAGTCACCGTGCGTTGATGAGCGTTTTGTACTCGTTCTGTATGTCTGGTAGGCAGTTTTTCAAAAGTTGTAGGATCTGATCGCAATCAAAAGCAGAATTATCGCGTCGGTGTTCGATAGACTGTGGGTTACCTTCCACGGCGTAGCCAACCATGCTTACCGTCTACAGCAGCGATCACAGCCTGCATCACGGCGTAGAACTCAAGGACGGGGCGATCTCCGAATCGTACGAAAAGCCTCTCCGTGCCGAGACTGTGCTCGCGCGAGTCAAGGCAACGGGACTGGGTGATGTGAACAGCCCGAAGTCCTATGCACCCTCAAGCTACGTCGGCGCGCACAGCCAGCGGTACGTCGACTTCCTGGCAGGAGCATGGAGGGAATGGACCGCTACGGGTCGCAATTGTCAGGCGCTTCCTCTCGTTTGGCCTGTTCGCGGGTTGCCGGGTAATGAAATGCCGCAATTCATCGATGGCAAGCTCGGCTTCTTCTCGATGGATGCCGGTTCGCCGATTAACTCGGGTACCTGGGCTGCAGTCTGCTCGAGTGCCAACACGGCGCTGACCGGCATGGACGCGGTATGCGATGGTGCGCGTGCCGCATTCGCGCTGTGCCGCCCGCCCGGCCATCATGCTGGACGCGAGTACATGGGTGGCTATTGCTATCTGAACAACGCCGCGATCGCTGCGCAGCATTGCATCAAACGCGGCGCCAGGCGCGTGGCAATACTCGACATCGATTTCCATCATGGCAACGGCACACAGGACATCTTTTACGACCGATCTGACGTGCTATTTGTATCGATCCATGGCGACCCACGCGTTTCATATCCGTATTTTTCAGGGTATGCCAACGAGCGGGGCATGGGCGCAGGCGACGGATTCAATCTGAATTTGCCTCTGCCGAAGGGAACGGCCATCAATGAATACGAGTCAGCGCTGCATCGCGCCGGCGTGACGATCAGGCGACATGCCTGCGACGCGCTGGTCATTTCTCTGGGTGTCGACACGTTCGAACACGACCCCATCAGCCACTTCCGTCTGCGCACGCCAGACTACCTGCGCATCGGCGAAATCATCGAGGGTTTCGACGTCCCCACACTGTTTGTGATGGAGGGCGGATACATGGTCGATGAGATTGGGATCAATGCTGTCAACGTTCTGCTGGGCTTCGAAGGACGTGTGTGACACATCTCATTGATGCATGACGGCGCGATCCGACCGTCGCCTGAAGATAGGAGTAGGCGTTATAACGCGACATATAGACATCAAGGACGTTTCAAAACGGGTTCAGGCAGTAGGCATTGCGCGAGTTCTGACTTCGATGGTGAGTGGCATCGAGCAGGACCATCGTGGATTGCGCTAAGAAAACCGGTGTCGGTCGGCCCCGGCTGCGTCGAACGCCTGTCAATTACGGTATGCATCGGCGGGCTGATGCAATCAATGGAAGAAGGTTTCCATACTGAGTTTATATACTGAATTAGCGTCATCAGTCCGTGCAGCGAATCTCCGATTCGCCAACCGGTCTATAAAGGGAAGGGGTGTTCTTGCCCCGGTAGTGTGCTGCATTCGCTTCCATGCAGGCTACCGGGTCGCCGGCGAGACCGGCGCGGAGCACGCGATCGGCAGATTCGCCGAACATGAGCCTGAGCCTGACGATTAGTCAACCCGGCACCATCGACCAGAATCTGGGCACACAACGGCCGGTGCGCCGTTCAGCCAGACTTGCTCTGCATCCAGTTGCAACGCGGTCGAAGGGGCGATGTCGAAGGCAACCTTAAGTGCATGCCCAACATGGGCATCTTCGATGGGAAGTTCCCAGGTCAGGAATATCTGGATGCAATCCTGGTCCGGCGCGAAGTCGGCCACGTTAAAACCATTGCTCCCGCGCTGAATGACGCCATGAGGCTGGCCAGTATCGAATATCACAACCGTTCCCCGGGTCAGGGGAATGCGATGGACCAAAGCGGGAAAATGCAAGTCCAGACCCCTGTCCTCGCTCAGGAAGAGATTGCAAAAGGCCGCACCGCCATATTGCGCAGCGTCATGGTGGTACTTCGCGCCGCGGCAGGCCATGAGGGCTACGTCACTGGAGGCAAGCACCGCGGGCAGTCCAAGCGCGCACGTCCAATCGGACACTGCCTGCACGCAGCGCGTGTAGTCCGGCCAGCGCGCCCGCGCTCGCGCCAGAGGCATAGCCTCGACGTCCCCGGGCTCCAGGACCAGGCGAGACGATGTCTCCCTTTCCCAATCTGCAAGCAGACGTGCAGGGGGCACAGGCACGTCAACCGTGCCTGACAGCACGATGTCACTCACGCGTCGACTGCGAATGGCGTCGCCACTCCAGAAATAGGAAGTCAGCATGTCTCGCGCTCGCTGTTGAGGGGGCTCATCCAAATCATTTTAACAATGCCAGATGATCACTTTGACGACGTAGAGCCGTGAATAGTGGCGTTAGTCCATCGCGCTGCGGGCGTTGTGAGTTCACCTGTGCGTGCGCTGGGCAATTGGGCATCGTGACGTTCTGGGACAACCGCGGCACCCAGCATCTGCCTATCAACGACTACTACGGCAGCAGCATCTTCGCCAAGCGTGATAAGGCCTTACCGGATAAGCTACGCTACAACCTACGCTCGGCGATTTTTGCCGCGCCTCCTGTTTTTCTGGACACAGATTTGGGGTAAAACGTGGGTCCCAAACTGGAGTTGTTGATGTTGAAGAAAACAGATGTAAACGGGGTTGCGCCAGAGGCGCTGGAAGGAGCGCGTAGCGCGACTGGAAGCGCCTCTGGCGCCGCCGAAGTCAAGCGTTGGTCGACCGGTCGCAAACGCGGCGTGGTGCTTCGGTTGCTGCGTGGCGAACCCGTCGACGCCGTGTCCCGTGAAGTCGGTGTGACGATCGCCGTGCTCGAGCAATGGCGTGAGCTGGCACTGGCCGGCATGGAGGCCGGCCTGAAGGCACGCACCAGCGATCCCCTGGAAGCCCGGCTCAATGACGCCGTGCGGCGCGTCGGCGAGTTGTCTATGGAAAACGAGATCCTGCGCAAGGAACGTGAACTGCAGGCCCGTCGCCCTTTGACCGCTCGGAGATCGTCGACATGAGCCGCGCGATCTCCGTTAGTGCGAACAAGCCCTTTGGATTGCAACGGGTTTGCCAGGTGCTCGGATTCCCCCGCTCGACGATCTATGCTGTCCGCGCGAGGACAGCGGACAACGTGGTGCCGATCATCCCGGGCCGCCGCGGCCCGAAACCGAAGATGCCCGATGCTGACCTGCTGAAGGCCATCCGCGACGATCTGGTGGCTTCCCCCTTCATCGGCGAGGGGCATCGCAAGGTCTGGGCGCGCTTGCGTATCCTGCACGACATCCGGGTCTCCCGGACCCGCGTGCTGCGACTGATGCGCGAGCACAGCCTGCTGTCGCCGCACCGGCAAGCGCGAGGCGAACCCAACCATCACGATGGCCGGATCACAACCGATTGCCCGAATGAGATGTGGGGCACCGACGGCGTGCGCATCGCGACCGTGGACGACGGCATGGTGTGGATCTTCTCGGCCGTTGATCATTGCGACGGCATGTGTACCGGCATTCATGCCGCGAAGATTGGCGACCGCTTTGCTGCCCTTGAGCCGATCTCCCAGGGGCTGCTGGACGAATTCGGTTCCGTGCTCGCCGATGCGGGCCGCGGGCTGTCGCTGCGTATGGATCACGGTTCGCAGTACACGTCGGACGACTTCCGTAACCAGATCCGGTTCTGGGGCATCGCGCCGAGCTATGCCTTCGTCGCCGAACCCCAGACCAACGGCGTCGCCGAGCGATTCAACCGGACAATGAAGGAACAGGCTATTCATGGACGCATCTTCAAAAACCTGGAGGAAGTTCGTGCCGCCGCCATCGCGTTCAAGGATCGATACAATCGCGACTGGCGTCTTGAAAAGTTGGGCTTCAAATCACCCCTCGAAGCCCGTCAGGAACGGCTGATGAAGCTGGCCGCCTGAGCTGCAAAAGCGTGTCCAGACAACCGGAGCCGGTACACGCTCGGCGATTTTTGATCTGGCTGGTAGCGACCCAGAGCAGTTGCTCCAACACGTGCGGTCGAACCGACCGCTTCCGAAGTGCAACTGCCGGTCAGCCAGCGCCGACAAGCCGCCGCTGAGAATCGTTGCGTCGCGTGCAGCATCGCCCAGTGCAGCCGTCAAGGAGATGACTGATCGTTCGCGACGCACGGGTCCGCGGTAGCTCCCTTGCTAGTCGCAACAACAGCCATCGTCGGCCACTCAACGATGAAGAAGATGAGGCCGTGCGGCGACCGCGCCACCTGACCTTCATCTTTGAGCCGCGCCGCAACGCCCTGTGCGCTTACATCGGCGGCGCTACGCCGTCCTTTTCGACTACGACGAATTGAGCGCCGTAGGTACCGCCGTTGGCCGGTGCCGCCACGACGAATACCTTCTTGCCCGCGACCAGATCGGCGCGCGTGGCGGGCGCGAGCGTGACGACCGGCACATTGGTCGGCACCGTGATGGTGTTGCTGCCGCCTTTGTACGAGAGTTTCAGATCGCGTCCGCTCGTGCCCTCGACGACCGTGTCCACATTAGCATTCGTCATCGAACTGTTGGCGCCGAGATCCCATGCATAGTGACCTTCGCCAGTCCCGCGCGCGGCGTCGGGGAATACAAGCACCTCCCTGGCGGTCAGCTTGCCGTCGGGACCGGGCGTAGCCGCCGCGCCGACATACGAGCCTTGTTTGATATCGGAGAACTGGATCGCCTTCACAGCGCTTACCTTCGACGCGTCGCTCATGGCGATCGTCACGGTGTCACCACTGCGGCGATGCACCGTCAAAGTGTTGCCGGAGAACGACACGATGTCGCCACGAATACGTTCGGGCTTCGCGGCCGGAGATTGAGCGAACGATGCGCTGGCCAGCGTAAGCGCGACGAAGGTAGCAGCGAGCTTGAAACGAATGGACATAAGTGCTCCGTTAGTGTGTTGCGATTGAAAATGTCTGCGGCTGGCGGATCAGGATCCGCCGAACCAGTTGTAGCCCTGGTTTTCCCAGTAGCCGCCGGGAAATTCGTTCGTTACCGTGATAGCGACAATATGCTTCGGGTTTTTGTAGCCGAGCTTCGTGGGCATGCGAAGCTTCATCGGGAAACCATACTTCGCAGGCAGCACGTTGCCGTCATAGGTCAGCGTGAGCAGCGTCTGCGGATGCAGGGCCGTCGGCATGTCGATGCTCGTCCAGTAGTTGTCGGCGCAATGCAACGCAACGTATTTCGCCGTCGTATCTGCGCCGGCCAGCGACAGGAAGTCGGAGAAACGCACGCCGCCCCATTTGCCGATCGCGCTCCAGCCTTCGATGCAGATATGCCGCGTCACCTGGCTGCGTTGCGGCAATGCACTGAGTTCTCCGAGCGTCCAGAGGCGTTTGCCCTTGACGAGGCCTGTGAGTTCGAGCCGATAGGTACCTGCATCCACGTCCGGCACCTGGTCGATGTCGTAATAGGCGTTGAACGGAAATGGTCGCGTGATCATCGACTCCGGAAAGGTCGGCGCCAGCTTGCGTGGGTCGAACAACAACGCCTGCGCGCTGTCGTTGAACGAGGAGATCGTGCGCAGCATGCTGTTCACCGACCTGTCGTTCGTCAGATCGCAGCCGGACAACAGCGCAAGGCCGCCCAGGGTCAGGATGCGCTTGCCAAACAGGCGCCGGGAAGCCGAACCCAGTTCCTTCTGCGCGTCCTTGATGACGGAAGCGGCATCGAGCGTCCGCATGTCTTCACCTGAAGTCATTATTAGCGGCCCCGGATCATGGTGAGCAACGATCGGGGCACGAGCGCAACCATGACGATATGTATCGCGAAGAAGCCGACGAGCACGCTCATCGCGGCAAAATGGACAATGCGCGCGTTGTCGAAACCGCCCATCAGCGTGCACACAACCCCGAACTGAACCGGTTTCCAGATCGTCACTCCGGACAGGATCACCAGTGCAATGTCGGCCAGCACGACGAGATAAGCCAACTTCTGGACTGCGTTGTATTGACTGAGATCGCAGTGGCTGAGTTTGCCGCGCAGCGCTGCCACGAGGTCAGTCACGACCGCACGCGGCGTGATTGGGAAAATCGTCCGGCGCAGTCGACCGCTGCACAAACCCAGCATCAGATAAACGATGAAATTCGCAACCAGTATCCACATGATGGCGAAGTGCCAGAGCAGCGCACCGCCTAGCCAGCCGCCAAGTGTGATCGAAGCAGGAAAGCGGACGGTGTTGAAGATGGGAGACGCCTCGTACACCCGCCAGCCACTCATGCACATGAGAATGACGGCCGCGGCATTAATCCAGTGAAACGCGCGGACCCATACGGGATGAATGCTTGTGTGGTTCAAGACGATCTCGTTGTAGACGATATTGAAAGCGTATTGCGCGACTATCGGTGCGAGCGCAGATGGAATGCGCGTCGCCCGTCCGTCCAGGTTTAACTCTGTAATGCCAGCGCCACATTCAGGCGCGGCTCGCGGTTGGTATGAGCACAAGGATCGTAGGGACGCCGCCGCGAGGGTATCGGTCAAACGACCGATGGGCGCCGAAGGCCAGCGATCATGGACAGAAACGACATTGCTCCGTATCGGTGGGACAGGTTCCGCTGATACCGAGCGGCATCCCCTCGGCTGAAACGGACTGCCCTATCACGGGCTCGCACGAAGTACGACCGCTGTCGAAGTTAATCGGACATTGGAATGACGATTTCATGACTTGCGCGAACGGCAGGTTATTGGCCGAAAGCGAAAGATCCCCCCGGTCGACGGTTTGGTGCACTGTTAAGCTCAGACGGTCAAAACAAGTTTGCATCTAACCTATGAGCGTCTTACCTATCGCCCCTGCTGCCAGCCCACCTGCAAGCCAGACTCCAGTGATGCAAAGGGCGCGACATGCATCGCGTGACGACTAAGACCTGAGCCTGGCTACCAATACCGCTTTGCCGCAAAAGGGCGGCAGGGTAGATGCAGTCCGTGGAAGGCAGTGGTTGATTACGCCGTGAATGGAACTGCGCGGCAGTGGAACGATGTCCCACCATCCGGCTTGCTCGTCCGTGCCCCAGTCACGGGTGCCGGCCACCTACGCCGTGCGGACGAATAGAGCGCGGACCTTGGTCCAGAAATCCCCGCCGAGCACGAAGAAGCTCGCTATCAGCAGCAAATCACCGAGCACCTGAAGCTGCCAGATGTTCGACCTTAGACCTGTCCAGAACTGGTCAGCATAAGGCCCAAGCATCGCCCAGACGAGTGGCAGGCAGAACATCACCAGGCCGATCGCGTGACGGATGGGACCGACAGTCTTGCTGGGTGCCAGACGTTTCGCATGGCCGAAAACGATCGCCTTGAGCTGCTGAAAACCGGCCTTGCCCATTACCGCAATGCTGGCTAGCTGCAGAACCTTGTTGGCGACGAAAATCGTGCCCGTCAGTGCCGCCATGCGCGCGGCGGGCGTCCCCAGGGAAGCCGCGAGCGGGATGACTAGCCACAATGCAAAAGTGAAGCCGAAGATACACCCCCCGAGTTTGAAACGCCATCCGCTTGCGTTGGAAACATCGGTTTCAACGTTTGGCGTTGTCATGGCCCAATCTCCTTTTATGGCGACTCTAAAGCCTCGGATTGCCGCGACATGCGGCGTTGTTGTTCGAGAAGTTGCAGCATCAGTCACGCATACAGGCGCTAATCGTGCGCTGCATCCTGGGATGAAGTGAATGTAGAGGTGTCGCGGAAGTAAAAGCTGGAGCAAGCCTGCAATGGTGCGGCGACAGTTGCGATTCACTGACCGGTCGTCCCTCATGCGACTTGGGTGTCCTGCCGTGCGCGCCTTGCGAGTTTCACTTCCGT
It encodes:
- the dmeF gene encoding CDF family Co(II)/Ni(II) efflux transporter DmeF translates to MSDFKDAAFGAGHDHIFLGAAHEQNERKTWAVIVLCSAMMLVEIVGGSMFGSLALVADGLHMSTHAGAMLIAALAYIYARKHAADPRFVFGTGKLGDLAGFTSAIVLAMIAVLIGYEAVSRFLSPVPIHFGEAIPIAVVGLLVNLASVWLLSGDHHGHSHGHSHGHAHGHAQGVDEHAHEDEVQKIFTPSGVFAVSIFEDGVPPVFRIAPASATSPLDASTVSVTTVRPDGMQQGFAFADRGGYLESKEDIPEPHAFKAIVRMPDGEYEVEFEEHEHGHDVHEAATRDHNIRSAYIHVMADAAVSVLAIIGLVLARAFGWLWMDPLAGVIGALVIANWSYGLMRDTGAILLDMSPDRRMAENVRHAIEDRGDKVVDLHVWRVGPGHMSAVVSVATGEPQRDSRFYHAALKGFKGLSHVTVEVQPSHAAA
- a CDS encoding histone deacetylase family protein codes for the protein MLTVYSSDHSLHHGVELKDGAISESYEKPLRAETVLARVKATGLGDVNSPKSYAPSSYVGAHSQRYVDFLAGAWREWTATGRNCQALPLVWPVRGLPGNEMPQFIDGKLGFFSMDAGSPINSGTWAAVCSSANTALTGMDAVCDGARAAFALCRPPGHHAGREYMGGYCYLNNAAIAAQHCIKRGARRVAILDIDFHHGNGTQDIFYDRSDVLFVSIHGDPRVSYPYFSGYANERGMGAGDGFNLNLPLPKGTAINEYESALHRAGVTIRRHACDALVISLGVDTFEHDPISHFRLRTPDYLRIGEIIEGFDVPTLFVMEGGYMVDEIGINAVNVLLGFEGRV
- a CDS encoding transposase, which translates into the protein MLKKTDVNGVAPEALEGARSATGSASGAAEVKRWSTGRKRGVVLRLLRGEPVDAVSREVGVTIAVLEQWRELALAGMEAGLKARTSDPLEARLNDAVRRVGELSMENEILRKERELQARRPLTARRSST
- a CDS encoding integrase core domain-containing protein — protein: MSRAISVSANKPFGLQRVCQVLGFPRSTIYAVRARTADNVVPIIPGRRGPKPKMPDADLLKAIRDDLVASPFIGEGHRKVWARLRILHDIRVSRTRVLRLMREHSLLSPHRQARGEPNHHDGRITTDCPNEMWGTDGVRIATVDDGMVWIFSAVDHCDGMCTGIHAAKIGDRFAALEPISQGLLDEFGSVLADAGRGLSLRMDHGSQYTSDDFRNQIRFWGIAPSYAFVAEPQTNGVAERFNRTMKEQAIHGRIFKNLEEVRAAAIAFKDRYNRDWRLEKLGFKSPLEARQERLMKLAA
- a CDS encoding molybdopterin-dependent oxidoreductase yields the protein MTSGEDMRTLDAASVIKDAQKELGSASRRLFGKRILTLGGLALLSGCDLTNDRSVNSMLRTISSFNDSAQALLFDPRKLAPTFPESMITRPFPFNAYYDIDQVPDVDAGTYRLELTGLVKGKRLWTLGELSALPQRSQVTRHICIEGWSAIGKWGGVRFSDFLSLAGADTTAKYVALHCADNYWTSIDMPTALHPQTLLTLTYDGNVLPAKYGFPMKLRMPTKLGYKNPKHIVAITVTNEFPGGYWENQGYNWFGGS
- a CDS encoding cytochrome b/b6 domain-containing protein — its product is MNHTSIHPVWVRAFHWINAAAVILMCMSGWRVYEASPIFNTVRFPASITLGGWLGGALLWHFAIMWILVANFIVYLMLGLCSGRLRRTIFPITPRAVVTDLVAALRGKLSHCDLSQYNAVQKLAYLVVLADIALVILSGVTIWKPVQFGVVCTLMGGFDNARIVHFAAMSVLVGFFAIHIVMVALVPRSLLTMIRGR
- a CDS encoding transporter suffix domain-containing protein, yielding MTTPNVETDVSNASGWRFKLGGCIFGFTFALWLVIPLAASLGTPAARMAALTGTIFVANKVLQLASIAVMGKAGFQQLKAIVFGHAKRLAPSKTVGPIRHAIGLVMFCLPLVWAMLGPYADQFWTGLRSNIWQLQVLGDLLLIASFFVLGGDFWTKVRALFVRTA